From one Phocoena sinus isolate mPhoSin1 chromosome 6, mPhoSin1.pri, whole genome shotgun sequence genomic stretch:
- the CACFD1 gene encoding calcium channel flower homolog isoform X1, giving the protein MSGAGGTAVASVSSAPPEQEEGVTWWYRWLCRLSGVLGAVSCAISGLFNCITIHPLNIAAGVWMIVNAFVLLLCEAPFCCQFIEFANTVAAKVDQLRSWQKAVFYCGMAVVPIVISLTLTTLLGNAIAFATGVLYGLSALGKKGDAISYARIQQQKQQADEEKLTDTLEGEL; this is encoded by the exons ATGAGCGGTGCGGGCGGAACGGCTGTGGCGTCCGTGAGCTCGGCGCCGCCCGAGCAGGAGGAGGGCGTGACATGGTGGTACCGCTGGCTGTGTCGCCTGTCGGGGGTGTTAGGGGCCGTCT CTTGCGCCATCTCCGGCCTCTTCAACTGCATCACCATCCACCCTCTGAACATTGCGGCCGGCGTGTGGATGAT CGTGAACGCGTTCGTCCTGCTGCTGTGCGAGGCACCCTTCTGCTGCCAGTTCATCGAGTTTGCGAACACGGTGGCGGCAAAGGTGGACCAGCTGCGCTCCTGGCAGAAGGCCGTCTTCTACTGCGG GATGGCCGTCGTTCCCATCGTCATCAGCCTGACCCTGACCACACTGCTGGGCAACGCCATCGCCTTCGCCACCGGAGTGCTGTACGGACTGTCTGCTCTGGGCAAGAA GGGCGACGCGATCTCCTACGCCAGGAtccagcagcagaagcagcaggcGGACGAGGAGAAGCTCACGGACACCCTGGAGGGGGAGCTGTGA
- the CACFD1 gene encoding calcium channel flower homolog isoform X2: MLISGRLSHKAARRDDAAGSGTLCEGCGSAGRRHHERCGRNGCGVRELGAARAGGGRDMVVPLAVSPVGGVRGRLMAVVPIVISLTLTTLLGNAIAFATGVLYGLSALGKKGDAISYARIQQQKQQADEEKLTDTLEGEL; this comes from the exons ATGCTAATAAGCGGCCGCCTCTCCCACAAGGCAGCGCGCCGGGACGACGCGGCCGGCTCCGGAACCCTTTGTGAGGGCTGCGGGAGCGCCGGACGGCGGCACCATGAGCGGTGCGGGCGGAACGGCTGTGGCGTCCGTGAGCTCGGCGCCGCCCGAGCAGGAGGAGGGCGTGACATGGTGGTACCGCTGGCTGTGTCGCCTGTCGGGGGTGTTAGGGGCCGTCT GATGGCCGTCGTTCCCATCGTCATCAGCCTGACCCTGACCACACTGCTGGGCAACGCCATCGCCTTCGCCACCGGAGTGCTGTACGGACTGTCTGCTCTGGGCAAGAA GGGCGACGCGATCTCCTACGCCAGGAtccagcagcagaagcagcaggcGGACGAGGAGAAGCTCACGGACACCCTGGAGGGGGAGCTGTGA